The proteins below are encoded in one region of Effusibacillus dendaii:
- a CDS encoding copper amine oxidase N-terminal domain-containing protein: MKKSTKLLAVLSATAIATPVAVVAPAASSVFAAGAGTITAVTVPTISTEATTDQALGKIKVSVAAGSLKAGNVVTVKLPSGVKLPDNSVAPQSVQSGGSSASVGGKTYKNFVSVPTIINNAGDKNGFVGTNDPTGTPDQNISPNAASNISPYTGIFSVKQLGDDRLQITVRQDLLYGGNTGADASLNGKAVSSVQPFDAVFYVELYGVDVTGASGGPLDVVFDASPNSGFPNGKVTAAKISNSGTVSVAVADTQSSNDKFQVKIDLAEDVAGAFRNGDTVKFKLPSGYKWSSTGNKASVLYGDSGVVDGTIIDPNTNKVTANALTIVPNDQELRVSYNETAAGTRSQATQIELVLNFYVDDSNTAKYGDITATVSGQSDTDVSNIVVGRYGDYNATVTAATPTNVISGQDEQDIADITIQEGIPGALVSGRTVELTLPEGARWQPEFKADTDGLSSTDPASASTDATTTSENGLHLTFTGYKGTNYRTAKFTVTGDSSNSKDPGKVTIKNQQIAVDPTFTGDVKVEVGGSASVTGEVVVAKAAGSIKASSSATPKVNIGAAGQTAGDFTITEQIAGGFSKDSKHDNNQVILDLPDGVAFDGKPTIQVTSGDLTIDNIQTAADNGTSDNRVTFEVTGESTTPSTIKVSNIKLKVDRTVAEGPITLKVKGQPVAYTSKYSDWTNDTTAAKADIATVATPAASDQRGNAVFKIGATSYTVNGSEQTMDAAPYIKNDRTYLPIRYVAQALGVSSSNILWSDADRSVTIFQNNRVVKMTIDSNVMYVNGVAVTIDAAPEINNGRTMLPIRAVGQALGADIQWDATAQTVTVK, from the coding sequence ATGAAAAAGAGCACAAAACTTCTTGCGGTTCTTTCTGCAACCGCAATCGCTACTCCGGTAGCAGTTGTAGCTCCGGCTGCTTCTTCCGTATTCGCTGCTGGCGCAGGCACCATCACTGCAGTAACGGTTCCGACGATTTCGACGGAAGCTACCACTGACCAAGCTCTTGGGAAAATTAAAGTTTCGGTTGCTGCAGGTTCCTTGAAAGCGGGCAACGTGGTAACGGTTAAACTTCCGAGCGGTGTGAAACTGCCGGATAACTCAGTAGCTCCGCAATCGGTTCAATCTGGTGGTAGTTCTGCATCTGTAGGTGGTAAAACTTACAAAAACTTTGTGTCGGTTCCGACCATCATCAACAACGCAGGTGATAAGAACGGTTTTGTTGGAACCAATGATCCTACCGGCACTCCAGATCAAAACATTAGTCCGAACGCTGCCTCTAATATAAGTCCGTATACTGGGATCTTTAGTGTAAAACAATTAGGAGATGACCGCCTCCAAATTACGGTGCGCCAAGATCTTCTCTACGGCGGAAACACGGGTGCTGATGCTTCCCTCAATGGAAAAGCGGTAAGCTCTGTACAACCGTTCGACGCTGTATTCTACGTTGAACTGTACGGCGTAGACGTTACGGGTGCAAGCGGCGGTCCGTTGGATGTTGTATTTGATGCTTCTCCCAACAGCGGTTTCCCGAATGGTAAAGTAACGGCTGCGAAAATATCTAACAGCGGTACCGTTTCCGTTGCTGTAGCTGACACGCAGTCTTCGAACGACAAGTTCCAAGTTAAAATTGACCTGGCGGAAGATGTTGCAGGTGCGTTCCGAAACGGAGATACGGTTAAGTTCAAACTGCCTTCTGGCTATAAGTGGAGCTCTACTGGTAATAAGGCATCTGTATTGTACGGGGATTCGGGTGTTGTTGATGGTACAATCATCGATCCCAACACTAATAAAGTTACCGCTAATGCTTTAACCATTGTTCCGAACGATCAAGAATTGAGAGTCAGCTACAATGAGACTGCAGCCGGTACTCGTTCGCAGGCAACTCAGATTGAACTGGTACTGAACTTCTACGTGGATGACAGTAATACAGCAAAATACGGTGATATTACTGCTACTGTATCCGGTCAATCCGATACAGATGTAAGCAACATCGTAGTTGGCCGCTATGGCGATTACAATGCTACCGTAACGGCTGCTACTCCGACCAATGTAATCTCCGGTCAGGATGAGCAGGATATCGCGGATATCACTATCCAAGAAGGAATTCCGGGCGCTCTGGTTTCCGGCCGTACCGTTGAATTGACACTGCCGGAAGGTGCTAGATGGCAGCCGGAATTCAAAGCAGATACGGATGGACTCAGTTCTACTGATCCGGCAAGTGCATCCACCGATGCAACCACCACGAGTGAAAACGGGCTGCATCTCACGTTCACTGGTTACAAAGGAACGAACTACCGGACTGCTAAATTCACAGTTACCGGTGATTCTTCAAACAGCAAAGATCCGGGTAAAGTAACGATCAAGAATCAGCAAATCGCAGTTGACCCGACCTTTACCGGTGATGTTAAGGTTGAAGTTGGCGGCAGCGCATCTGTAACCGGCGAAGTAGTAGTTGCAAAAGCAGCTGGTTCTATTAAAGCTTCTTCTTCTGCAACTCCGAAAGTAAATATCGGTGCTGCTGGTCAAACAGCTGGCGACTTCACCATCACAGAACAAATCGCTGGTGGATTCAGCAAAGACAGCAAGCATGACAACAACCAAGTAATCCTTGACCTGCCGGATGGCGTAGCGTTCGACGGCAAGCCGACCATTCAAGTTACTTCTGGTGACCTGACGATCGACAACATCCAAACGGCTGCTGACAACGGAACAAGCGACAACCGTGTAACATTCGAAGTTACTGGTGAAAGCACAACTCCGTCTACGATCAAGGTTTCGAACATCAAGCTGAAAGTAGACCGTACGGTTGCTGAAGGCCCGATTACCTTGAAAGTTAAAGGTCAACCGGTTGCTTACACTTCCAAGTACTCTGACTGGACCAACGATACGACGGCAGCTAAAGCTGACATCGCTACCGTTGCTACTCCGGCAGCTTCCGATCAAAGAGGCAACGCTGTATTCAAGATCGGTGCTACTTCCTACACCGTGAATGGTTCGGAACAAACGATGGATGCAGCTCCGTACATCAAAAACGATCGTACGTACCTGCCGATCCGTTATGTAGCACAAGCTCTGGGCGTATCGTCCAGCAACATCCTGTGGAGCGACGCTGATCGTTCTGTAACGATCTTCCAAAACAACCGGGTTGTTAAAATGACGATCGACAGCAACGTCATGTATGTAAACGGCGTAGCTGTAACGATTGATGCAGCTCCGGAAATCAATAACGGTCGTACCATGCTCCCGATCCGCGCGGTTGGTCAGGCACTCGGTGCAGACATACAGTGGGATGCAACAGCTCAAACTGTAACCGTTAAGTAA